One genomic window of Desulfurococcus mucosus DSM 2162 includes the following:
- a CDS encoding isoaspartyl peptidase/L-asparaginase, translated as MVKALVLHGGAGSWRDESVRGRAEEAVGECTRLAWRLLDESNNALKAVVEAVRCMEDSGVLNAGYGSTLNLLGERSLDAGLMTSTGLMGAVAAVKATRNPILLAKIVAEETPHILLAGEDADRLALLKGLPPLPPPPQHVVDRYIQAVRRLLGGELKQEYYKKIYEFASLHSSVYYQMLKELVSVFDTVGAVAVDDKGVLAAATSTGGVTLKLPGRVGDTPVPGAGFYASTNTACSATGIGEYIIRTMPCLRLDIEVSNGVGLREALGKVMSHVNASVGLDALGFIGVDREGNIFYAYNTEGMLVGYTRDGRDVYVASQHPEKMRVL; from the coding sequence ATGGTTAAAGCCCTTGTACTCCACGGGGGAGCAGGTAGTTGGAGAGATGAATCGGTTAGGGGAAGAGCTGAGGAGGCTGTAGGAGAGTGCACTAGGCTTGCATGGAGACTCCTAGATGAGTCGAATAACGCGTTGAAAGCCGTTGTCGAAGCTGTGAGATGCATGGAGGACTCAGGTGTCTTGAATGCAGGCTATGGTTCAACACTCAACCTGCTGGGTGAGAGGAGCCTTGACGCCGGATTAATGACTTCGACAGGGCTCATGGGAGCTGTCGCAGCAGTGAAGGCTACGCGTAACCCGATCCTTCTGGCCAAGATCGTGGCTGAGGAAACCCCTCATATACTGCTAGCAGGCGAGGACGCTGACAGGCTAGCCCTACTCAAGGGTCTTCCGCCTCTCCCACCCCCGCCTCAGCACGTTGTTGACAGGTATATCCAGGCTGTGAGGAGGCTCCTCGGCGGTGAGCTGAAGCAGGAGTACTATAAGAAGATATATGAGTTCGCATCCCTGCATAGTAGCGTGTACTATCAGATGTTAAAGGAGCTAGTCAGCGTCTTCGACACTGTTGGCGCTGTAGCCGTCGACGATAAAGGGGTTCTCGCAGCCGCCACGAGCACGGGGGGTGTTACATTAAAGCTCCCTGGGAGAGTCGGCGACACCCCTGTACCGGGTGCAGGCTTCTACGCGTCCACTAATACAGCGTGCAGTGCCACGGGTATCGGTGAATACATTATTAGAACCATGCCGTGTCTGAGGCTCGATATAGAGGTATCCAATGGTGTGGGCCTGCGTGAAGCCCTAGGGAAGGTTATGAGCCACGTCAACGCCTCAGTAGGGCTCGACGCACTCGGCTTCATAGGTGTCGACAGGGAGGGTAACATCTTCTACGCTTACAACACGGAGGGCATGCTGGTAGGCTACACTAGGGATGGCAGGGATGTATACGTGGCTTCACAGCACCCTGAAAAGATGAGGGTACTATGA
- the amrS gene encoding AmmeMemoRadiSam system radical SAM enzyme, giving the protein MKFSIDMPGVREADFWEPLGDGRVRCNLCHRRCIIVPGAYGACGVRYNHEGKLYTLVYGLLTAANPDPIEKKPLMHFNPGSCAFSISTAGCNFYCRFCQNWVLSQSRRNGMFGKPYEPWEVVEEAVGSGCQGISYTYNEPTVFYEFMYDVAKLAKEKGLYNTMVTNGYMTPEAIGKLGGLIDAATVDFKASGNKDFYRRYMGVPDPSPIYESLIEMKKQGWWIEVTNLIVPRVGDRIEDTVKLAEWIASNLGDETPFHLLRFHPDYLMLDVPATPVETLEKHAEAARRAGLKHVYIGNVWGHPLENTYCPKCGSLVVERRGFYIVDWRLREGFKCPVCGYRLNFAGRPHRSRGLFMYW; this is encoded by the coding sequence GTGAAGTTCTCAATAGACATGCCAGGGGTCAGGGAAGCTGATTTCTGGGAGCCCCTTGGAGATGGAAGGGTGAGGTGTAATCTCTGCCACAGGAGATGCATCATAGTGCCGGGGGCTTATGGTGCATGCGGCGTTAGATACAACCACGAGGGCAAGCTCTACACGCTTGTCTACGGGTTGCTGACGGCTGCAAACCCGGATCCAATAGAGAAGAAGCCCTTGATGCATTTCAACCCGGGCTCCTGCGCGTTCTCCATCTCGACAGCTGGATGCAACTTCTACTGCAGGTTCTGTCAGAACTGGGTGCTCAGCCAGTCGAGGAGGAACGGCATGTTTGGCAAGCCCTATGAGCCATGGGAGGTAGTCGAGGAAGCAGTAGGCAGTGGATGCCAGGGGATAAGCTACACGTATAACGAGCCCACGGTATTCTACGAGTTCATGTATGATGTAGCCAAGCTAGCCAAGGAGAAGGGCTTGTACAACACGATGGTTACAAACGGGTATATGACGCCGGAGGCAATTGGGAAGCTCGGCGGGCTAATTGATGCCGCAACCGTGGACTTTAAGGCATCGGGGAACAAAGACTTCTACAGGAGATACATGGGGGTACCCGACCCCTCCCCAATATATGAGAGCCTCATCGAGATGAAGAAGCAGGGATGGTGGATAGAGGTAACAAACCTCATCGTGCCGAGAGTAGGCGACAGGATTGAGGACACTGTGAAGCTGGCTGAGTGGATTGCCTCAAACCTAGGGGATGAGACACCCTTCCACCTGCTGAGGTTCCATCCAGACTACCTGATGCTAGATGTCCCGGCTACACCTGTTGAAACCCTTGAGAAGCATGCTGAGGCAGCTAGGAGAGCCGGGTTGAAGCACGTGTACATTGGGAATGTATGGGGGCATCCACTTGAGAACACTTACTGTCCCAAATGCGGTAGCCTAGTGGTTGAGAGAAGAGGCTTCTACATAGTTGACTGGAGGCTCAGGGAGGGATTTAAATGCCCTGTATGCGGGTATAGATTGAATTTCGCCGGGAGACCTCATAGATCCCGTGGTTTATTCATGTATTGGTGA
- a CDS encoding HAD family hydrolase, producing MRCVRTIVVDVDGTLIPSLVDFEGLRERIRRELGVSHELKPLGLSLSRLPLSDEEKQKAWRIVEEEELRTIALLDPEALRGNIEGLRRLAAEGFRIVIATHRSMETLKPVIEKLGLAGYITEAVTRDYSIDRVEQLRYLKARYGDIVFIGDTVYDEDASARAGVEFHRVASHSDLANVLKLLEDRCREAL from the coding sequence ATGAGGTGCGTGCGGACAATAGTGGTCGATGTAGACGGCACGCTGATACCCAGCTTAGTGGACTTCGAGGGCCTCAGGGAAAGAATTAGAAGGGAGCTTGGAGTGAGCCACGAGCTAAAGCCGCTTGGGCTCTCCCTGTCACGGCTGCCCTTGAGTGATGAGGAGAAGCAGAAGGCGTGGAGGATAGTGGAGGAAGAAGAGTTGAGAACGATCGCATTACTGGATCCCGAGGCTTTACGTGGAAACATTGAGGGATTACGGAGGCTGGCCGCCGAGGGCTTCAGGATAGTTATAGCCACGCATAGAAGCATGGAGACGTTGAAACCCGTTATCGAGAAGCTCGGCTTAGCCGGGTATATCACTGAGGCTGTTACACGGGATTACTCTATCGACAGGGTTGAGCAGTTAAGGTATCTCAAGGCGAGGTATGGTGACATAGTTTTCATTGGCGACACAGTCTACGATGAAGATGCATCGGCAAGGGCTGGAGTAGAATTCCACAGGGTGGCCTCGCACAGCGACCTGGCCAACGTGCTGAAGCTGTTGGAGGACAGGTGCAGGGAGGCCCTATAG
- a CDS encoding ATP/GTP-binding protein: MPYFIIVLGTAGSGKTSLTSMLHTYLVSHQLDAAIVNLDPAVEELPYDPDIDVRDYVDARDVMRRRGLGPNGALIASIDMLLANIQEIQDLVWSMKANYILIDTPGQMELFAFRDTGSIVLKSIVGDAKAVALYLIDSTYASRSSNIFSALLLAASTHARLGYPQVNVLTKVDLLSEEAMGKLTGLLDDPDTLSVEIASEKQASLVWDEEEISSILEKLLVFDIVPVSNTLGEGFDSLYAAIQRVLAGGEDYFTEEPNPVL; encoded by the coding sequence ATGCCCTACTTCATAATAGTTCTCGGAACAGCTGGAAGCGGTAAAACCTCTCTAACCAGCATGCTGCACACATACCTTGTCTCACACCAGCTTGACGCAGCGATAGTGAACCTTGACCCGGCTGTTGAAGAACTACCATATGACCCAGACATCGATGTCCGAGACTACGTGGATGCGAGGGATGTCATGAGGAGAAGGGGCCTGGGACCCAATGGAGCGTTAATAGCCTCCATAGACATGCTGCTGGCCAACATACAGGAGATCCAGGATCTAGTGTGGAGCATGAAGGCCAACTACATCCTGATTGATACACCGGGGCAAATGGAGCTCTTCGCGTTCAGGGACACTGGTTCAATAGTGCTTAAATCCATAGTGGGCGATGCGAAAGCCGTGGCATTATACCTCATAGACTCCACCTACGCCTCCAGGAGCTCCAACATCTTTTCAGCACTACTCCTAGCTGCGTCAACGCATGCCAGGCTAGGCTACCCCCAGGTCAACGTGCTCACCAAGGTGGACCTCCTCAGCGAGGAGGCTATGGGGAAGTTGACGGGGCTCCTAGATGACCCAGACACGCTTAGCGTGGAGATAGCTAGCGAGAAGCAGGCCAGCCTCGTATGGGATGAAGAAGAGATCTCATCCATCCTCGAGAAGCTACTAGTATTCGACATAGTTCCTGTTTCAAACACCCTTGGCGAGGGATTCGACTCCCTCTACGCTGCAATACAAAGGGTGCTTGCAGGAGGCGAAGACTACTTTACCGAGGAACCAAACCCTGTCCTATAG
- the prs gene encoding ribose-phosphate diphosphokinase — translation MVKAIVAGNYGEGYRLAGEIGAETLGVVEKVFPDGEQYVRISEPEKAKGSKVVVVSTMYPMQDQAFIKLLMLGDALARSQAAMYLAVIPYLAYSRQDKVFMPGEPVSALIVVNTLKAAGFRKLVVVDFHSSSLLSQLNDYIVNVMVSDLLVKTLMSDAERPVILAPDKGALERARFAANSIGVDYDYLVKSRDRVTGEVSYTPRELRVAGRDVIIVDDIVSTGGTIAEASRMLMKQGARRIHVATSHGLLVGNALTRMLDAGVRRIALANTLGVRVDHPLVEYVDVVPRLATVVKEILGSEP, via the coding sequence TTGGTCAAGGCTATAGTAGCCGGGAACTATGGTGAAGGCTACAGGTTAGCCGGGGAGATAGGTGCGGAGACCCTGGGGGTTGTTGAAAAAGTCTTCCCCGACGGGGAGCAGTATGTGAGGATTAGTGAGCCGGAGAAAGCCAAGGGCTCCAAGGTTGTAGTCGTCTCGACAATGTACCCTATGCAGGATCAAGCGTTCATCAAGCTGCTCATGCTGGGCGATGCGCTTGCCAGGAGCCAGGCTGCCATGTACCTCGCCGTCATCCCGTACCTAGCGTATTCGAGGCAGGACAAGGTATTCATGCCCGGGGAGCCGGTCTCAGCCCTCATAGTTGTAAACACGCTTAAGGCAGCTGGCTTCAGGAAGCTGGTAGTAGTCGACTTCCACAGTAGTAGCTTGTTAAGCCAGCTCAACGACTACATAGTCAACGTAATGGTGTCAGACCTCCTGGTTAAGACCTTGATGAGTGATGCTGAGAGACCCGTTATCCTGGCACCGGACAAGGGTGCGCTTGAGAGGGCGAGGTTCGCAGCCAACAGTATTGGGGTGGACTACGACTACCTGGTTAAATCCAGGGATAGGGTGACAGGGGAAGTCAGCTACACGCCCAGGGAGCTTAGGGTGGCTGGCAGAGATGTAATAATAGTGGATGACATAGTGAGCACCGGGGGAACGATAGCCGAGGCCTCCAGGATGCTGATGAAGCAGGGTGCGAGAAGAATACATGTAGCGACCTCCCATGGGCTGCTCGTAGGGAACGCGTTGACCAGGATGCTTGACGCAGGGGTCAGGAGGATAGCCCTGGCAAACACGCTTGGGGTAAGGGTGGATCACCCGCTGGTGGAGTACGTTGACGTAGTGCCCCGGCTTGCAACGGTGGTTAAGGAGATCCTTGGCAGCGAACCCTAG